TTTGTCAAACTGCAAAATAATCTGGACTTCCTCAGTCCTCTctggtaaaatatttaaagatgtttGTAAGTGTTCTGACATGCTGGTGGAAAACTCCACATCTGCTCCATTATGGCCTGGCATGGACTCCATCAGTCTAGatgtaattaattttacaaatagTTGTCCAAACATATCTATTGCACAGTTAAGCCTCCATTACCGGCCACTGAATATAACGCACAGAATAACCCAGACATAAACTTTGATACGATTTCTATCCCAATGTGCTGAAATACTGAttctagcaaaaatatttatattctatCAATGTTTTGACCTCCTTTCAAGCTACAACCAgagttcaaaatattttcaaaagattgAGATTAAATGACAcatggttttttgtttgtgttcggtctcttttactctgataccatGAAAGGAATTCCATTTCAAACAACAAAGTCATCTGTACACTAAAAAGAATGCATGCATGTAAGTATGGATGTATATTAATCAAAGTATAAATGCAGGCTTTGTGAAGGTGGTTCAAAGATCTGTTAGAGATCATTGTTAAAAAACAGTAAAGATCAAGGAACACACCAGGCAAGTATGGAATGAAGTTGGAGaggaatgtaaataaaacagtttcctAAACTTAAGACACCGCAAGAAGCATTGctttatccattttttaaattactttatcaTTTAGTTTATAGATACAGATACAAGACACGTAGATCAAGGCAATCTGATGCCTGCATTACAGTGTCTGCAGCTAATTTGTAATTCATCATGAAAAGAATATAATCTAACTGCAAATCATTTCTGACCATCTAAATTGACAGGCCCTGCTATTCACAGAAGCAACAAACAAGAGGAGCTAAAAACATCCATAAAGTGCCTAAAGTGCCAATATCTGTTGACATATTTGCCATGCACCCCACAAAACTGCCCATTATTAAATAATGGCAAAACAAAATTGCCTTTGCTGAAGGAAAGCtgtgaaaagttaattttgcttttttcaggGTCACCAAATAATGCCTCACccaccaaaaaataataaaaatattaaaaaagacactaaaatacctgtttttgtttctagaATATTCTCAACCTGTGTTGTGAGGAGTCACTGTGCACTATAGAAAGATCTGTCTGACAACTCAAAGCATGCTTTGAGCAAGAAGTAATGAAATGCAGGCAAGATTACATAGAAATGCCTCCAACAAACCTAATAAATCAAACGTTGCAATCAAACGGCAACTTTAGAATAATATTTGCTTAATATATGCACAACATAATAGCAGGTACATCTACTCCGAATAGTATATAAAAAAGCATGGCTTGATGTTTAACAGTACAAAGTGCAAATAAATGCCAGGTGCATAGATACTGTAGCAAAGCTCTGTAAATGACTTGTAGCATTGTGCGCTTTTTGCTGCATAACAGATTAAGTCTCTGCCTCTGCACAGCCTTTACGGTCAGCACAAACAGTACACAAAGCGGCACTGTTATGTAATTCTGAGTCACACACGGCGCTGCGCGTGCACGGAGGAAGAGCATGCGACTCGGAGGAGGAAACATGCGCAGTAGCGTCCTCGTCGGCAGCATCAGGACCAAAAAGATCCCATAAGCAAACCTGCGATGTGGGACAGAAGATGGTGCGTGTAAACACGGCGAAAGGAAtgacacttttgtttttcttggcgTAAGCAGACATTTGACTCCGTTAATCCAGTTTAATCGAGTCTGAGGTCGGATACTCGGTAGCAGGAGGTTGTATTTAGACGCATTAAAGAAAACGCAACGCCTCGGAGTGTGTTGACCACACATGAAGGTTTCTCCTGATGACGACGCTGTAAACCTGCCTCCGTTCTGCTGCGACTCGCTTCGGGAAGGATTCCTCCACTGTCCAGCCACACATAATAGTGACAATGATGATGACGGGCTTTCTCGTGTGATGGTCGCAGCTTTCTAGTGGGATGCACATCAGTGCTTGGCCGTACTCGCTCTCCGTCGTAATGGCAGCTCTGTACCAGGGCACGGACACCTCCTCCCCCGACAAATTCCTGGCCTTGAAAGACGTGAGAGAAGTGAAAGAGGAGACGACGCTGGACGAGAAGCTCTTCCTGCTGGCATGCGAGAAAGGTTCGCCCATCTTTTATTCCCCCTTTTGAGCTATGTTAGGCTTGTCATGTCCTAGAAGCTCGTATTTACCTGCAGTGATGCAGTCAGGCCAGCAGTAGAACATAATCCGTAAAGCAGGGGGCCTAGATGTGTAACTGTCTGCATGTTACAGGATTCATCTGCTGAGTCTCCACAGCTCCTAACAAGGAGATGAAGCTGATGTGTTAAACGCAGGTCAAATAGCACAGAGGCATGGGCATTCTCAACGAGTCATTGATAAGTTCACAAATTCACCATATAAAGCCTCTGTAAACACAGCGGAGAAGCTGTTACTCTGCTTTGAGGGAGATGTTATTGTTAAGCAAAGATTTAGGAGGCTGCTTCCTGTTCTGTCTCTCCACTCTCCTTGTAACTACTGCTGAGGTCTGGAGGCGTCTCCTTAAACATCTTCGAAAGAATCACTTGAAAGCCACTTGTGAGTTTTATGAACAATTTTGTCTTCTTAGGTGACTACTACATGGTGAagaagctgctggaggagaacCGCCACGGGGAGCTCAACGTCAACTCTGTGGATGTGCTGGGCCGGGATGCGGTGACCATCGCTATCGAGAACGAAAACCTGGACATTCTTCAGCTTCTGCTCGAGCACGGCTGCCAGGTATGTCAGAAATGACCTGCAAATGTTGTTTTGCATGTCACTGAATTTATACTAGagttctttgtatattttacaTTGTAATTAAGATTTTTTATAGATCCTAACACAAACATCAATGTGCTTGGATAACTATTCTTTTTTTGGTAGTTATTCACCCTTTATATTTAACTTGCAAATGGCTGATAGCAAACCTTCTTTGGAATAACACTCTCAGGTAAATTTTATGTCCAATCAAAGTTATACAGTAGATCCTATAAAGAACTTCCTTTGGCAATGTCTGGAAATTTCCTGCAACCAGTTTAAATGAGGTATTTTTCAAATAGGTAGGTTACATGTGAAAAGCCAGTAAATGGTGTGAGTACTTTAGCAAAGCACTTTATCTTTCTCTTTCACTCTGCCTgctttttggggggttttttcccctcttttttctaaaattgtttttctggaaGGCCACAGATGCCTTGCTTGTGGCCATAGACTCGGAGGTGGTGGGTGCTGTGGACATCCTCCTCAACCACAGACCAAGACGCTCCTCCAAGCCCTCTATTGCTGTAAGTCCCCTCTTATTGCAGGTgtttaaaacatcttttcagACTCAAATAACCAAGTACAAcagcatgtcttttttttcttttttttttaaagtttttaatactTGATTGCTGTGCTCTTCAGAAACTGATGCAGCGGATCCAGAACCCAGAGTACTCCACCACCATGGATGTGGCTCCTGTAATCCTGGCAGCACACAGAAATAATTATGAGATCCTCACCATGCTGCTAAAACAGGATATCTCCCTCCCTCGGCCTCACGCTGTAGGCTGCGAGTGCATGCTGTGCAATGCTAAAAACAAGAAGGACAGCTTAAGGCACTCCAGGTACATGCTAATGCAGTGACCTATAGCTATTAAAACATGTCATAAAGTGGTTTTCATGATAGCTTGTTGTATGCAAGGCAATCATTTATAGAAAATGTGTAGCAGGAATGCATTTAGCTGcacttttaattgttttatgtcTGTCGACACAGAGGATTACTGATGCAATGTGTCACCTTTTCTGCTTAGCAAGAGACAGCATTTAGTATTTGTATTATGTAGCTGTTTTACTCTGACATGTAAAAGAGATTTCAAGTCTAACTTAAGCATAAGGGAAAGAAAACCACTGTGTTTTCCCCAGGGGAATTGATATGTTTTGCTTTCGGATTCCATCTTGGATTGAAAGATGTGATTTCACTGAGTTATTTTGCTgggcaattttattttctgtcccaCGCAGCGGTCTAAATGAATCAATGTGTGGCTTCTCTGCCAAGCAACACAGAGCTTTAAGCAGGTTCAACTCAAGcgactgtttattttattcaatgcATATTTCTGATTGTTGGGAAAGTTGAGCCTTAacatttagttttgaagcatttGTAGCAGGACTGTGGTTGGTGCTGTAACATTATAACAACTGATGCATCTGTAGCTCAGCAAATTTCATGCTGATCGCCAGTCTTACTGCATcctttctttgtcattttcataaAGTCTGCTATTAAGATCTTTAACCTTTTCCAATGGCCATTTTTTTCACATGCAatgatttaaaattacaaatattacaCCATCCACATTTATTGGAACATCTAAAGATCAATccatattttattgcagtagcataatctcACTTTGAATAAGcatttttatggaaaaatgccatatatatatatatatatatatatatatatatatatatatatatatatatatatatatatatatatatatatatatatatatatatatatatatatattttttttttatttttttttttttattaaaagaattCCTGCTGGTCTTCAGTTAGATACTTGACCTTCAAAAGTCAGCAAatggctaaaataaaacagccaCTTACCTAAACTTTCCTTCCTATTTAAAGCAGTAATCTGGAAAGTGAAATAACTGGAACAGTGattaacattttacaacaaCCCATATTTATCTTCCCACCATGCACTTTGAGGGGGACAATAAACAAAACctctaaaatgttctgtttgagAACTGCAGTGAAGAAAGGGATTTACCAAAACAACTATTTGTTGTAAAgtttaatatatatttgtttttaccagATCTGACATTCAACAGCAGGTTTATCCAAAACTGCAACTTGTTTTTAATGTTCATCAGAGGTATTTTCTTTTACCATATTCATGTAGTTAGGCTGACTGGAAAATACAGCTGTAGTAAATTATGTCACAGTAGTTACTggaggttttttgttgttttccttcattttatactacctttgtttttattttcctaaataaGCAACTATGATATGTAATTGCACAACAAAGCAGTTACAAAGCGTTAATGAACTTTAATTAGTTTATACAACATGTGCCCTAGTATTGGCTACATGCTGTTTCAGTTGAATTCTAATTTTGAGGCAACTTCaatcctcttttctttttttttttaataaaactttgtcCTTCAGGTTCCGACTCGACATCTATCGCTGCCTGGCGAGCCCCTCTCTTATCATGCTGACCGAGGAGGACCCCATACTACGAGCATTTGAGCTTAGCGCAGACCTGAAGGAGCTCAGCCTTGTCGAGGTTGAATTCAggtgaaaatattatttactcATTAGCCATCTCTCTGTCAATCTTTTCAACTCTCAGGTAATTTGTCCAGCCATAAATTGCCATAAATTCATCTTTCACTTTTGGAtttatcctttaaaaaatagttaaataacACTGTTACTTCTGTGAGTAATGTTCTAGCAGGGCCTGTCTGTTACTTCAATCTACAAAACTATggaattttaaagtaaaatctgtGCAGGTCTCTCCCTACAGCATAAACAATGATGCTATAATAAGCTATAGAACTGAATAGGATATGTTTAAAGACCAATCTCTATTGTAGGAATGACTACGAAGAACTGGCGAAACAGTGCAAAATGTTTGCCAAGGATCTTCTGGCTCAGGCTCGAAACTCTCGAGAGCTGGAAGTGATTCTCAATCACACCTCCAGCGAAGATCATGTTGACAAGAGGGGCCTGCTGGAGGAGCGCATGAACCTTAGCCGGCTTAAGCTAGCCATCAAGTACAACCAAAAAGAGGTAGGCTAGAGAAAGTCTGTAACTCCAAAGCTTACAGGTTTCATTACTTTTGTTATTTATCTCCTGTACTGTACTTGCTGTCATATTTATGCTCTCCACAGCAGCACGTTGTGAACTTGTCTTTAGGGAACAAAAGTTTGGCAGTTTAAAGTGCTTCCTTAAGGCAACAGCAGTCAAAGATAGTCTAAGTTTGAAGCTGCTAAATGATTTAAGCCTGCAAGGTTCTGTATGAAAAATGTACCTTGTATTGTACAGCTAGCAGCCCAGTGCTTCCTACTTtagaataaaacattaacacaGTTATATATAAAGCTGCACACGAGAAATAAGTACATAAGAAtcagtgagaaaaaatatatattttaatagctttttatgtagtatgagaaaaaaatgctaaacttGTAGTGCCttgtaaacatatttacacttcttaaatgtttttttatattttcttacacTCTCAAAGTTGTGTATGTAGCCATAATCaagaaattagaatattattgaaaacttCATCTATCTCAGTGACTtaattcactaagtgaaacacattacgTAGATTAATAGTTACACACAGGCTggtgttttcaagcctttattgctgttaattatgatgattttcctcttacagctaatgaaaacatgacattaaaattataatatttaatcagaccaattaaaaaatatattttaatacagaactatgggcttaatgaaaagtatgtttaatactagcttgttattttcaaaaggtgctTTAAATCAGAGAACACATGTAATTAATTGAATATAACAATATTTCATTGGGGTTTAACATGATTGATTGACACAAAGTTAAGCATAGTTGtaaataagaataagaataaaGATGATACTTTATAAAGCAGtcttgtatatatatataatttttttattattattattattattattattaataataatttattttttcttatttctgtcaATTCCTGTGTTGTCCATCTTTACAGTTTGTGGCTCAGTCCAACTGTCAGCAGTTCCTCAACACCGTCTGGTTCGGAGAGATGGCCAGCTACCGACGGAAGCACACCTGTTTGAAGATGGGCACGGTCCTGAGCCTGGCGCTGCTCTGGCCGCTCCTCTCTGTGTGCTACCTGCTGGTGCCCCGCTCCCGAGTCGGCCAGATAATCCACACGCCGTTTGTGAAGTTCATCATCCACAGCGCCTCCTATTTCacctttctgctgctgctcaacCTGTATTCTCTGGTCTACAATGAGGGCAAGAAGAACACGATGGGCCCCGCACTCGAGATGATTGATTACCTGCTGATCCTCTGGATTATAGGTAAGGTATCTATCTGATGAAGGATGCATTAGGTGTGGTTTGGTATGAATACATAATAAACAGAAGAGGTCTAAAATGTGTAGAGAAAAACTAATGGTGAACATCACCCTGAACATAATCTACATGTTGAAAagcagtggtggcagcatcatgctgtagggATGCTTTTCTTGCCAAGAATAAGTAGGCTGGTCAGAGCTGTTGATGAGAAGATGGAAGAAGACCTGTTAGAGGATGCAACAGGTCTTAGATTTCAAGAAAGATTCAGCTTACCgcaggaaaaataataatgggcTTGAATGGTCTATTCAAAGTCCAAACACAAATCGAGTCACTAAAACTGATGTTCATAAACACTAATCTGACAGAGTAGtaattattttgcaaagaaaatttgACAACATCTAACTATTTCAATTTTTGCAAAGCTAATAGATAAATAGGGACGAGGGAGGATTGCCAGTTCGATTCACAGTCTGCCCACCCTCGTAATTTGTCTCCCTGGGCAAGATACTTCACCCAACTTGCCAGCTGGTGTTGGTCAGAAGGGCCGACTAACACCAACGAGTCATGACAGTCGCATGGCCGCAATTTTGCAGCCTCGCCTCTGTCAatctgccccagggcagctgtagCTACAAACCAGCAGTTAGTAAATTACTGACTATCAGGGCTCTCAATTCAACTGCACGCCACAGTtgcaaaacatgttattttccctctacttttattttggtccatcacatTATGTcctaataaaatgcattatacacatttagaaaagtaaaagatttCCAGCTCTTGCAgcatgaatatttatgcaagACACCAAAATTACATCCCCCTACTTGCTTATCAGAGGCAgctaaaaagtcacatttataaATGGACCGTCTCTGGAGAGCAACCTCCCTCCCTACCTTCCCCGTCTGCCAAGAAGCCATTATCATCATGCACTTTGGGTCTCGTTAATGGCTCTGGCTTCTTGCTGGGATGTTTGTAAGTGGCTGTAAAatcctgctttttttcccctagcTCATTGTGCTGTAGGTCTCATTCCGCTCACTGTTTGGTTGATAAATCATTCTATTAACAGCACCTGACAGGTAATAGAATTCTGTAGAAGAAGCAGTGAGattaatttgttaaatgttaTAGAAATGGATGTTGGGAAGTTTTCAATTTGACGTCAGTGGAGTcacaacaaaaaagtgaaattggGTTCTACATGTGTTCCACAGAGGTGAAATAATTCTTTGTCTATTGCAAAAGAACATCAGAGATCAGGTTGAGTATTTGTCAagctttatttcaaaagatGTGATCTGCACACCAGGAATTAGGTTGCATTAATACAATATTCTCTGTTAGGCAAATAGAAAAGAAGTGTCCATGATTGCCCttctctaaaatattttgttggcaGGATGTGAGCAGCTATCAAACTCCCTGCATGAGTTTGGTCTTTACACCCAGcaattattttttctgctctttgttgTTCGCTGTTTGTCTCCTGCTGCACCCATCTTCTCGTATTTCTCCTTCTCCCTTGAGCCAGTTGCCTCCCATTAATGGAGAAATCAGATGCTGTAAGAGTGTGTGTGCCTTTGCACTTGGCTGCATGAATGTGTCTTAATGTTTCtcatgttgtgtttgtgtgtctcatTTCTCAAACACAATGAGTGGGTGAAGAAACAGCTATTAGGGTTTTCTGTGCCAAAGGCTGTCACTTCTTTGCTGGCTTCCTTTTAAAACCCCTGACAGATAAGTCATCTCTGAATAACAGTGTAGAATAATTACACATTGGCTGTTTTTATAACCTGTTTACATGCAGAACTAatggatttattattttttttctgaagaaagcTACTTcccatttttattaaatgccaCACGGTTCCCTAAATACCACTGGacacacatttttcttctctttaaatACCAATTTTTGCATCTCATTCACCTTGTGTCTCCTATATCTGAGTATGAGAGATGACTTATGGGttaatctgaaaaaatgttCCACATAGCTGCAAAAATCAGTGTGTCTGTTAAGTGAGTGTATCTGATGGTCAATTTCTGCACCCTTGTAGGAATGGTGTGGTCGGACGTGAAACGTTTGTGGTACGAAGGGCTGGAAGACTTTCTGGAAGAGTGCAGGAACCAGCTGAGTTTTGTGATGAATTCTCTCTACCTGGCAACCTTCACTCTTAAAATAGTTGCTCATAGCAAGGTAATAGcacattacattattttttaaattgaaaacataGCTAAGATCAGTAGAAATAGTTCTGCTTGGAATTTTCCAGTCATAATGAAATGAATTCTGATCATTTCTGggtattaattatttattttagtgttaTTTTTATAAGATTAACGAGACTGTACTATGAACAATGTCAACGATTTTCAACACGAAGATTTGAGTGCAAAAGTTGCTAAATTCTGGATAGATATTTGACCACTGTCAAATgccaaaacttttaaataagtAACCTTTCTACCAGGGATCTGGTTTTTAAGTCCACACATTTTGAATGGGATTAATGTTGTAGCCATTCCAGAACCTTAATTTTACGCAGCTAAGACAACTTAATAACAAGTTTTAATGCATTCTTGGGATTGTTGTTCTGTTGGAACATTGAACTGTGTCCAAAGTTTCAATCGTCTGGCCCAAATTGTGTCCTTCATTATTTAGGATGTTCCAG
This portion of the Xiphophorus hellerii strain 12219 chromosome 21, Xiphophorus_hellerii-4.1, whole genome shotgun sequence genome encodes:
- the trpc1 gene encoding short transient receptor potential channel 1, producing the protein MHISAWPYSLSVVMAALYQGTDTSSPDKFLALKDVREVKEETTLDEKLFLLACEKGDYYMVKKLLEENRHGELNVNSVDVLGRDAVTIAIENENLDILQLLLEHGCQATDALLVAIDSEVVGAVDILLNHRPRRSSKPSIAKLMQRIQNPEYSTTMDVAPVILAAHRNNYEILTMLLKQDISLPRPHAVGCECMLCNAKNKKDSLRHSRFRLDIYRCLASPSLIMLTEEDPILRAFELSADLKELSLVEVEFRNDYEELAKQCKMFAKDLLAQARNSRELEVILNHTSSEDHVDKRGLLEERMNLSRLKLAIKYNQKEFVAQSNCQQFLNTVWFGEMASYRRKHTCLKMGTVLSLALLWPLLSVCYLLVPRSRVGQIIHTPFVKFIIHSASYFTFLLLLNLYSLVYNEGKKNTMGPALEMIDYLLILWIIGMVWSDVKRLWYEGLEDFLEECRNQLSFVMNSLYLATFTLKIVAHSKFKNDPDTERKNWDAFHPILVAEGLFAFANVLSYLRLFFMYTTSSILGPLQISMGQMLQEFGKFLGLFLLVLFSFTIGLTQLYGKDHAKDTKDQIKQTKDCEGIFCQQQSNDAFHTFMGTCYALFWYIFSLAHVALFVTRISYTEELRSFVGALIIGTYNIVVVIVLTKLLVAMLHKSFRQIANHEDKEWKFARAKLWLSYFDDKCTLPPPLNILTSPKTVCYLVTSLRKWICSHTTKGKVKRQNSLKEWKNLKQKRDENYQKIMCCLVHRYLTSTRQKMQSMDQATVENLNDLRQDLSKFRNEMRDLLGFRTSKYAMFYPRS